Proteins from one Buchnera aphidicola (Kurisakia onigurumii) genomic window:
- a CDS encoding exodeoxyribonuclease V subunit gamma translates to MIKIYHASTLKKLIRKNCNIINNNPIKNPFINETFLIYNHPIQSYWIKFYIAKKINICANNNFYKLEKFIFTLFEKIIPDFNKNFLLNSNNIFYKLMMKNKKKNFLIHKRETLLKKYFFYEKISKLLKKYFIFHHEWIQYWMQGNLIPEINKKYIWQQNLWIDILFQKQQDKKKIKYKNFFEIFYENIKIKKDILPNRIFVYGIDNLPKFYFKIFNILSKFCKIFFFNINFFLDTKKNENILIKKNSIIKNNSFLFVNINNYIFFLKKKKKIFKIKNLDNKKNYKPKNLLEFIQKKITEKKINKKIKKINFILKKSDDSISINVFHTIQNEIEFLQQFIIKTLNKNKKYFPKDILIICENINKYIPYINSVFKKKTKKYDIPFTIYHSEKKLNNSIVQFFLKILSLNKNKFKINEIFKLFQFLFLKKDFICSTNEISILFKWIKKSEIKFGLDEKHLCELNYKKYNFKNTWEHGIKRILLSIALKKSNNNSWDNINPLDYFLDFSINLFNKLIKFINTLKKWKKKILINKTSKSWSSICELILQDFFNIKNKKIKKTLNLIQKKWNFTIYFCQNVFNNKKIPIEIIKNKFIQNIKKNKFSKKILIESIIFSNGKYFEDIPFKVIAFIGCNKNNFIQKKISNNFDLVEKYKKNNFVLQKTDNYILINKILSAKKYFYISCINENMKKNNFFKSNKIILKLLEYIKKTTNINNKKNNDIVTINNVISNICTFHKQIKIFIKK, encoded by the coding sequence ATGATAAAAATTTATCATGCATCAACATTAAAAAAATTAATTCGAAAAAATTGTAATATTATAAATAATAATCCTATTAAAAATCCATTTATTAATGAAACATTTTTGATATATAATCATCCAATTCAATCTTATTGGATAAAATTCTATATTGCAAAAAAAATAAATATATGTGCAAATAATAATTTTTATAAATTAGAAAAGTTCATATTTACACTATTTGAAAAAATAATACCTGATTTTAACAAAAATTTTTTATTAAATTCTAATAATATATTTTATAAACTCATGATGAAAAATAAAAAAAAAAATTTTTTAATTCATAAAAGAGAAACTTTATTAAAAAAATATTTTTTTTATGAAAAAATTTCTAAATTATTAAAAAAATATTTTATTTTTCATCACGAATGGATTCAATATTGGATGCAAGGAAATTTAATTCCAGAAATAAACAAAAAATATATATGGCAACAAAATTTATGGATAGATATTTTATTTCAAAAACAACAAGATAAAAAAAAAATAAAATATAAAAACTTTTTTGAAATTTTTTACGAAAATATAAAAATAAAAAAAGATATTTTACCTAATCGTATATTTGTATATGGAATAGACAATTTACCAAAATTTTATTTTAAAATATTTAATATATTAAGTAAATTTTGTAAAATATTTTTTTTTAATATAAATTTTTTTTTAGATACTAAAAAAAATGAAAATATTTTAATAAAAAAAAATTCAATTATTAAAAATAATTCATTCTTATTTGTAAATATCAATAATTATATTTTTTTTTTAAAAAAAAAAAAAAAAATATTTAAAATAAAAAATTTAGATAATAAAAAAAATTATAAACCTAAAAATTTATTAGAATTTATACAAAAAAAAATAACAGAAAAAAAAATAAATAAAAAAATAAAAAAAATAAATTTTATTTTAAAAAAATCTGATGATTCTATTTCAATTAATGTATTTCATACAATACAAAATGAAATAGAATTTTTACAACAATTTATTATAAAAACTCTAAATAAAAACAAAAAATATTTTCCAAAAGATATATTAATAATATGTGAAAATATTAATAAATATATTCCTTATATCAATTCTGTTTTTAAAAAAAAAACTAAAAAATACGATATACCTTTTACAATATATCATTCAGAAAAAAAATTAAATAATTCTATTGTTCAATTTTTTTTAAAAATTTTATCACTAAATAAAAATAAATTTAAAATAAATGAAATATTTAAATTATTTCAATTTTTATTTTTAAAAAAAGATTTTATTTGTAGTACCAATGAAATTTCTATTTTATTTAAATGGATTAAAAAATCTGAAATAAAGTTTGGTTTAGATGAAAAACACCTTTGTGAATTAAATTATAAAAAATATAATTTTAAAAATACATGGGAACATGGAATAAAAAGAATTTTATTAAGTATTGCGTTAAAAAAAAGCAATAATAATTCATGGGATAATATAAACCCTTTAGATTATTTTTTAGATTTTTCTATTAATTTATTCAATAAATTAATTAAATTTATTAATACTTTAAAAAAATGGAAAAAAAAAATTTTAATAAATAAAACATCAAAATCTTGGAGTTCTATATGTGAATTAATTTTACAAGATTTTTTCAATATAAAAAATAAAAAAATAAAAAAAACATTAAATTTAATTCAAAAAAAATGGAATTTTACAATATATTTCTGTCAAAATGTATTTAATAATAAAAAAATACCTATTGAAATAATAAAAAATAAATTTATACAAAACATTAAAAAAAATAAATTTTCAAAAAAAATATTAATAGAATCTATTATTTTTTCTAATGGAAAATATTTCGAAGATATACCTTTTAAGGTAATAGCATTTATAGGATGTAATAAAAATAATTTTATTCAAAAAAAAATTTCTAATAATTTTGATTTAGTTGAAAAATATAAAAAAAATAATTTTGTTTTACAAAAAACAGATAATTATATTCTTATAAATAAAATTTTATCAGCAAAAAAATATTTTTATATAAGTTGTATTAATGAAAATATGAAAAAAAACAATTTTTTTAAATCCAATAAAATAATTTTAAAATTATTAGAATACATAAAAAAAACAACTAATATTAATAATAAAAAAAATAATGATATTGTTACAATAAACAATGTAATAAGTAATATTTGTACATTTCATAAACAAATAAAAATTTTTATCAAAAAATAA